Genomic segment of Prosthecobacter sp.:
CAATACCTCGTCGATCACGAGGTCATGACGGTCGGGGTCGATTACCTCAGCATCGGCGGTCATGGGAAGGATGTTGTCGAAACGCATCAGATCCTGCTCGGCGCGGGCATCTGGGTGATCGAGGGCCTCAACTTGGCCGAGATCAAGCCCGGCTACTACGAGCTGATCTGCCTACCGATCAAACTCGAAGGCGCGGACGGGGCACCGTGCCGGGTGGTGCTGCGCTAACCGGCGCGGCGTTTCATTTCATCGCTCGCCTTGTCCAGAATGCGGCGCTCCTCGGCGGTGAGGCTTTGCATGCCTTGACGACTGATTTTGTCGAGGATGTCATCGACGGTCGGAGTGGCATTTTTCGCGGGCTTTTTGGCCTTGGGAGAGGGTTTGGGCATCGAGGGCAGCTTCAACTCGCCTGTTTCGTAACGGATGAAAGCGTAGGCGGTGCCGACGTTGGCGGCGAGGAGGAGCAGGGAGGCCCAGTCGCGTGCGGCGAGACTGCTGAGGGCATTCAGACCGACGAAGATAGCGGCAAGCACCCAGGCGTCGATGGTGAGGATGATGATGCTGATTTTCGCACGCGGATAAAGCGTGGCGAAGGCGATGAAGACGCCGAACTCGAGCTGCATTATGCCTGCGCAGGCGAAACCGCGAACACCTGCGAGGCCAAACAAAGTGATCAGCAGCGGTGAGACCAGCAAAAGCAAGGCCAGCAGGCGCACGAAGGCACGGCGGCCGAGATGGCGCTCCACGGCCTCGCCGAAATTCCAGAGCAGGTAGCAGCCAATGAGAATCCACAGGCTGGGTGGATTGACGATGACGTAGGTCAGCGGCGTCCAGAGATGGAGCTGGTTGAAGGTACTGTCGAAGGTGAAGACAAGGTGCGCCATGACGCCGTAGCCGAGCACGGCGGTGACGATCATGCTCGCGGCACCGACGAGCGCGATGATTGCGGCGAGATAGACGGGGTGCTGCTTCCACCAGGTCAGCGGGAGGCGGTCTTGAGATTCGGGGAACCAGGAATTGAACATGGGATGATGAGTTTCACTTTCGCACCCGATCCACGAGCACGGCACTGAGAATGACGAGTCCGAGGACGATTTTCTGGGTGTTGCTCTCGACGTTGGTGAGGTTCATGCCGTTTTGAATCACAGCGATGATGAAAGCGCCGATCAAGGTGCCGGACATGGTGCCTTTGCCGCCGCTGAGACTCGTGCCGCCGACCACGACAGCGGCGATGACATACAGTTCATACATCTGGCCGTAGGTGGGCGATCCGCTTTTGAGCAACGATGCCGTGACCACACCGCCAAGGCCTGCGAGCAGGCCGCAGAGGATGTAGGCGATGAGAATGACGCGTTTCACCGGTACACCGGAGAGGAACGCG
This window contains:
- a CDS encoding rhomboid family intramembrane serine protease — protein: MFNSWFPESQDRLPLTWWKQHPVYLAAIIALVGAASMIVTAVLGYGVMAHLVFTFDSTFNQLHLWTPLTYVIVNPPSLWILIGCYLLWNFGEAVERHLGRRAFVRLLALLLLVSPLLITLFGLAGVRGFACAGIMQLEFGVFIAFATLYPRAKISIIILTIDAWVLAAIFVGLNALSSLAARDWASLLLLAANVGTAYAFIRYETGELKLPSMPKPSPKAKKPAKNATPTVDDILDKISRQGMQSLTAEERRILDKASDEMKRRAG